A single window of Modestobacter italicus DNA harbors:
- a CDS encoding pyridoxal phosphate-dependent aminotransferase, with amino-acid sequence MGGVTRAPHLASRLQGFGTTVFAEMSALAVATGSINLGQGFPDQPGPPEVLDVARAAIGTAHDQYPPGPGQLDLRTAVAEHQQRFRGLTYDPADEVLVTAGATEALTAALLALLEPGDEVVLFEPMYDSYAAAVAMAGGVLRPVRLRPPVVAAGEVSREPWTFDEADLRAAVTPRARLLLLNTPHNPTGKVLTAAELALLAEVAQDADLLVLTDEVYEHLVFSGAEHVSPATLPGMRERTLVVSSGGKTFSTTGWKIGWVCGPAPLVAAVRTAKQFLTYVNGGPFQPAIAAGLRLPDDYFRHVAHDLEQHRDLLVTGLAEAGLPVVSPQATYFGTVDVRPVQPDGDGWAFCRSLPERAGVVAVPTEVFYAPEHAALGRHLVRFAFCKQEEVLGEAVARLRRMR; translated from the coding sequence ATGGGCGGCGTGACCCGCGCGCCGCACCTGGCCAGCCGCCTGCAGGGCTTCGGGACGACGGTCTTCGCCGAGATGAGCGCGCTGGCGGTGGCCACCGGTTCGATCAACCTGGGCCAGGGCTTCCCCGACCAACCCGGTCCGCCCGAGGTGCTCGACGTCGCCCGCGCGGCGATCGGGACCGCGCACGACCAGTACCCGCCGGGCCCCGGCCAGCTCGACCTGCGCACCGCCGTCGCCGAGCACCAGCAGCGCTTCCGCGGGCTGACCTACGACCCGGCCGACGAGGTGCTGGTCACCGCCGGGGCGACCGAGGCGCTGACCGCCGCGCTGCTCGCGCTGCTCGAGCCCGGTGACGAGGTCGTGCTCTTCGAGCCGATGTACGACAGCTACGCCGCCGCGGTCGCCATGGCCGGCGGCGTGCTCCGCCCGGTGCGGCTCCGCCCGCCGGTGGTCGCCGCCGGCGAGGTGAGCCGCGAGCCCTGGACGTTCGACGAGGCCGACCTGCGCGCGGCGGTCACCCCGCGGGCCCGGCTGCTGCTGCTCAACACCCCGCACAACCCCACCGGCAAGGTCCTCACCGCCGCCGAGCTCGCGCTGCTGGCCGAGGTCGCGCAGGACGCCGACCTGCTGGTGCTCACCGACGAGGTCTACGAGCACCTGGTCTTCAGCGGCGCCGAGCACGTCTCGCCGGCCACGCTGCCGGGGATGCGGGAGCGCACGCTGGTGGTCAGCAGCGGCGGGAAGACGTTCAGCACCACCGGCTGGAAGATCGGCTGGGTCTGCGGCCCGGCGCCGCTGGTCGCCGCCGTCCGCACCGCCAAGCAGTTCCTCACCTACGTCAACGGCGGCCCCTTCCAGCCGGCGATCGCGGCCGGGCTGCGGCTGCCCGACGACTACTTCCGGCACGTCGCGCACGACCTGGAGCAGCACCGCGACCTGCTGGTCACCGGGCTGGCCGAGGCGGGGCTCCCGGTGGTCAGCCCGCAGGCCACCTACTTCGGGACCGTCGACGTCCGGCCGGTGCAGCCCGACGGCGACGGGTGGGCGTTCTGCCGGTCGCTGCCCGAGCGGGCGGGGGTGGTCGCCGTCCCGACCGAGGTGTTCTACGCCCCGGAGCACGCGGCGCTCGGCCGGCACCTGGTGCGGTTCGCGTTCTGCAAGCAGGAAGAGGTCCTCGGCGAGGCCGTGGCCCGGTTGAGGAGGATGCGATGA
- a CDS encoding nitrilase-related carbon-nitrogen hydrolase: MRIAAVQHDIVWEDRDANFDRLAPQVARAVGAGAELVLLTETFSTGFSMTPGIGEPEGGPSSQFLAAQAEEHGVWVAGTCPEIDTDGELPYNSFVLAGPDGTAHRYRKLHPFASERDRFRSGEGPVTVQVGDLRVTPFICYDLRFADVFWQAGPGTDVFLVPANWPSARRHHWTTLLQARAIENQAYVVGGNRVGTAGDGTEHAGDSRIVSPMGELLATASGVETIVLADVDPAEVAATRDRFRFLADRRS, translated from the coding sequence ATGAGGATCGCCGCGGTCCAGCACGACATCGTCTGGGAGGACCGGGACGCCAACTTCGACCGGCTCGCCCCCCAGGTGGCCCGGGCGGTGGGCGCCGGCGCGGAGCTGGTGCTGCTCACCGAGACCTTCTCCACCGGGTTCTCGATGACCCCGGGCATCGGCGAGCCCGAGGGCGGACCGTCGTCGCAGTTCCTCGCCGCCCAGGCGGAGGAGCACGGGGTGTGGGTCGCCGGCACCTGCCCGGAGATCGACACCGACGGCGAGCTGCCCTACAACTCCTTCGTCCTCGCCGGGCCCGACGGCACCGCCCACCGCTACCGCAAGCTGCACCCCTTCGCCTCGGAGCGGGACCGCTTCCGCTCCGGTGAGGGGCCGGTGACGGTGCAGGTCGGCGATCTGCGGGTCACCCCGTTCATCTGCTACGACCTGCGCTTCGCCGACGTGTTCTGGCAGGCCGGCCCGGGCACCGACGTCTTCCTGGTGCCGGCGAACTGGCCCAGCGCGCGCCGGCACCACTGGACGACGCTGCTGCAGGCCCGGGCCATCGAGAACCAGGCGTACGTGGTCGGCGGCAACCGGGTGGGCACCGCCGGCGACGGCACCGAGCACGCCGGCGACAGCCGGATCGTCAGCCCGATGGGCGAGCTGCTGGCCACCGCCTCGGGCGTGGAGACGATCGTGCTGGCCGACGTCGACCCCGCCGAGGTGGCCGCCACCCGCGACCGGTTCCGCTTCTTGGCGGACCGGCGCAGCTGA
- a CDS encoding SDR family oxidoreductase: protein MTSAPPALAVTGSTGRLGGRIARRLAAAGVPQRLVVRDPARAPQLPGCSVATASYDDGPAVRAALTGLSTVLMVSAAEHPDRLAQHRTFVDAAADAGVEHLVYVSFVGAAPDATFTLARDHWATEEHIRSRGLPATFLRDSLYADFFPFLTGEDGVIRGPAGDGRVAAVAQDDVADVAVAVLRDPAAHAGATYDLTGPAALTLAEVAETITAVSGRPVSYTAETLEEAYASRAGYGEPRWQVDAWVSTYTAIAAGEMATVSTAVADLTGHPAQTLAEVLRTPPR, encoded by the coding sequence ATGACCTCCGCGCCCCCTGCCCTCGCCGTCACCGGGTCGACCGGGCGGCTCGGGGGCCGGATCGCCCGTCGGCTCGCCGCGGCCGGTGTCCCGCAGCGCCTCGTCGTCCGCGATCCGGCCCGGGCGCCGCAGCTGCCCGGCTGCAGCGTCGCGACGGCGTCCTACGACGACGGGCCGGCGGTGCGGGCGGCGCTCACCGGGCTGTCGACCGTGCTGATGGTGTCGGCGGCCGAGCACCCCGACCGGCTCGCCCAGCACCGCACCTTCGTCGACGCGGCAGCCGACGCCGGGGTCGAGCACCTGGTCTACGTCTCCTTCGTCGGCGCCGCGCCGGACGCGACCTTCACGCTGGCCCGCGACCACTGGGCCACCGAGGAGCACATCCGCAGCCGCGGGCTGCCGGCGACCTTCCTGCGGGACTCGCTCTACGCCGACTTCTTCCCCTTCCTCACCGGCGAGGACGGCGTGATCCGCGGACCGGCCGGGGACGGCCGGGTCGCCGCGGTGGCCCAGGACGACGTCGCCGACGTCGCCGTGGCGGTGCTCCGCGACCCGGCCGCGCACGCCGGGGCGACCTACGACCTCACCGGCCCGGCGGCGCTCACCCTGGCCGAGGTCGCCGAGACGATCACCGCGGTCAGCGGGCGGCCGGTGAGCTACACCGCGGAGACCCTCGAGGAGGCCTACGCCTCCCGCGCGGGGTACGGGGAGCCGCGCTGGCAGGTGGACGCCTGGGTCTCCACGTACACCGCCATCGCCGCGGGCGAGATGGCGACGGTGAGCACCGCCGTCGCCGACCTCACCGGTCACCCCGCCCAGACCCTCGCGGAGGTGCTGAGGACCCCGCCCCGGTGA